TAAATGTTCAAGCTGAACCTGAGGTTGGACTTGTTTGTGAGTTAGAATATGAGGGTGATGCGATCAAATCGATCACACCTACACACTTTGGTGCATATAATGACTGCTCTATCCGTGTAGCGGGTGCTTCAAAGATAAGTGACAAAAAAAACTGGGGTGCTAACTCTAAAGGTGTAAGCGATAACCTTTTTGCAATTGATAAATTTGCCGAGGGTGGTATTATGGATAACTTCTCAATTGCTAGTTTTTTAAGACGTGATGGTGAAGTGCATGCTTACGGTGAAGATGTAGAACTAAACGGCTACAGCTACTTTTACTCAAAGTTAACTGACTGGATCAAAAACCAGATCAATACACAAAAAGAGTTTGGTCCATTAGAGCCTATCAAAGAGTACATCAATGCTTGTGGTAATCCTACAAAACTACTTGTGAGTATCGGTGCTACGCGTTATACAGAGTATGGTGAGACTACATTTTTAAAACCTGAGGATGAAGTTGTAGTAGTTGTATACAACAACACTAAGCTCTCCGCTGTAGAAGTTGTGGAAGCTGTAAAAAACAACAAGTACGATCCTGCAATTATGAGCGTGTTAGCTGAAAAAGTGACACAATAAAATGTCAAGAGGAAAAAAGTTAGACCTTTTCATCGGTGCAGATATCGATGATGGCTGGTCTGAGGTACAAGAGAAGAAAAACACTTCTAAAAAGGGAGTGCTGGAACCTCAAAAACACCAACTTTTTTTCTCTAAAGAGAAACGCCGCGGAAAAGTCGTTACTTTGGTCGGTGAATTCCAGCTGGATAAATCTGCATCTGCCGAACTTCTTAAAAAACTGAAGAAAAAGCTCGGCTGCGGCGGAGCTTTTAAAGATGGATTTATGGAGTTTCAAGGGGAGTTAAAAGAGAAACTTCGTCCCCTCTTAGTAGACGCGGGGTATAACTTTAAACCAAAACACTAACTCTCTTGTGCCTCGGTTTGCTCCTCCTCTTTCACCTCAATCTCAAATACAAGTTCTAGAACTTTTGCAGCATCAATAAATGAGTTAATTGCGAGCAGAACTGAACGGTTAGAGTTTAGAAAAGCAACAACCATTTTTTCATCAAGCCCCTCTTTCTCAAAATTTCTTGTAACTTTATTGACAAAACTTTTATTCTCTTTGAGAATCTCCTCATGATTTCTCATAATAGTTTCGTGTGATATCTCCTTATTTTCAAATAATAGGGCATTTTGAATCGCTTTAATCAGATTCTCTCTGATCAAATTAAAATAGTAAAGTGTCTTTTGATCATCACTTTGTGTAAACTGGTCAATATTATGCTTTATATCTTTTATGGTTC
Above is a window of Sulfurimonas marina DNA encoding:
- a CDS encoding DUF5718 family protein — protein: MEYKEFLGLGIAGNFALHLAQAGELEDFKDVITEDEAAPKGMFPFYLPCDKTASESLNYKPKEMLYTYPLSSDTITLPKEDVNVQAEPEVGLVCELEYEGDAIKSITPTHFGAYNDCSIRVAGASKISDKKNWGANSKGVSDNLFAIDKFAEGGIMDNFSIASFLRRDGEVHAYGEDVELNGYSYFYSKLTDWIKNQINTQKEFGPLEPIKEYINACGNPTKLLVSIGATRYTEYGETTFLKPEDEVVVVVYNNTKLSAVEVVEAVKNNKYDPAIMSVLAEKVTQ
- a CDS encoding translation initiation factor, translating into MSRGKKLDLFIGADIDDGWSEVQEKKNTSKKGVLEPQKHQLFFSKEKRRGKVVTLVGEFQLDKSASAELLKKLKKKLGCGGAFKDGFMEFQGELKEKLRPLLVDAGYNFKPKH